The following proteins are co-located in the Ketogulonicigenium robustum genome:
- the pcaF gene encoding 3-oxoadipyl-CoA thiolase produces MRDVYICDYIRTPIGRFGGALAMVRPDDLGAVPLRALMERNTSVDWAAVDDVIFGCANQAGEDNRNVARMSLLLAGLPDSVPGTTMNRLCGSGMDAVITAARAIASGEAELMIAGGVESMSRAPFVMPKAETAFSRAAEIHDTTIGWRFVNPAMEKLYGVDSMPQTGQNVADDFGISRADQDAMALRSQQNAAAAQASGRLAQEITPVTIPQRKGDPKVVSRDEHPRETSAEALAGLRPLFAGGSVTAGNASGVNDGAAALILASAEAAAKYGLTPIVRVLGGATAGVAPRIMGFGPAPASKKLMARLGLGIGDFDVIELNEAFASQGLASLRDLGVADDDPRVNPNGGAIALGHPLGMSGARITGTAALQLASSGQRALAAMCIGVGQGIAIAIEKV; encoded by the coding sequence ATGCGTGACGTTTACATTTGCGATTATATCCGCACCCCCATTGGCCGCTTTGGCGGCGCGCTGGCGATGGTGCGCCCCGATGACCTTGGCGCGGTGCCGCTGCGCGCGCTGATGGAGCGGAACACCAGCGTCGATTGGGCGGCTGTGGACGATGTGATCTTTGGCTGCGCCAATCAGGCGGGCGAGGATAACCGCAACGTTGCCCGCATGTCGCTGCTGCTGGCGGGCCTGCCCGACAGCGTGCCGGGCACCACCATGAACCGCCTATGCGGGTCGGGGATGGATGCCGTCATCACCGCCGCGCGCGCCATTGCGTCTGGCGAGGCCGAGCTGATGATTGCGGGCGGCGTGGAAAGCATGTCGCGCGCGCCTTTCGTGATGCCCAAAGCCGAGACAGCCTTTTCACGCGCCGCCGAAATTCACGACACCACCATTGGTTGGCGTTTCGTGAACCCCGCGATGGAAAAGCTGTATGGCGTCGATTCGATGCCGCAGACGGGGCAGAATGTGGCGGATGACTTTGGCATCTCGCGCGCGGATCAGGATGCGATGGCGCTGCGCAGCCAGCAAAACGCCGCAGCCGCGCAGGCCAGTGGCCGTTTGGCGCAGGAAATCACGCCCGTAACCATCCCGCAGCGCAAGGGTGACCCGAAAGTGGTCAGCCGCGACGAACACCCGCGCGAAACCTCGGCCGAGGCGCTGGCGGGCTTGCGTCCGCTGTTCGCGGGCGGGTCGGTGACGGCGGGCAATGCCTCGGGCGTGAATGACGGGGCGGCGGCGCTGATTTTGGCCAGTGCCGAGGCCGCCGCAAAATACGGCCTGACCCCGATTGTGCGCGTGCTGGGCGGGGCCACGGCTGGCGTTGCGCCGCGTATCATGGGCTTTGGCCCGGCGCCCGCGTCGAAAAAGCTGATGGCGCGGTTGGGATTGGGCATCGGCGATTTCGATGTGATCGAGCTGAACGAGGCGTTTGCCTCGCAAGGGTTGGCCAGCCTGCGCGATTTGGGCGTGGCGGATGACGACCCGCGCGTGAACCCCAACGGCGGCGCGATTGCGCTGGGCCACCCGCTGGGCATGTCGGGCGCACGCATCACCGGCACGGCGGCCTTGCAACTGGCCAGCAGCGGTCAGCGCGCATTGGCGGCCATGTGCATCGGCGTCGGTCAAGGCATTGCCATCGCCATCGAAAAGGTCTGA
- a CDS encoding 3-oxoacid CoA-transferase subunit B has protein sequence MQKLTNNQIAWRAAQDIADGAYVNLGIGFPEKVAQFQPPGRQAIFHTENGILNFGESPAPGTEDWDLINAGKRAVTLNAGASFFHHADSFAMVRGGHLDVAILGAYEVAENGDLANWSTGPKGVPAVGGAMDLVHGAKRVAVITDHVTKDGRPKLLQSCTLPLTGVGCVTRVYTSLAVVDVEGGRFVLREKLAGLSFDDLQSVTGATLHVVGDVIDLVVPEV, from the coding sequence ATGCAAAAGCTGACAAACAACCAGATCGCGTGGCGCGCGGCGCAAGACATTGCCGACGGCGCTTATGTGAACCTTGGGATCGGGTTCCCTGAAAAGGTCGCGCAGTTCCAACCGCCGGGGCGCCAGGCGATTTTCCACACCGAAAACGGCATCCTGAACTTTGGCGAAAGCCCCGCGCCGGGCACCGAGGACTGGGACCTGATCAACGCGGGCAAGCGGGCGGTGACGCTGAATGCGGGGGCCTCGTTCTTCCATCATGCCGACAGCTTTGCCATGGTGCGCGGTGGGCATTTGGATGTGGCGATTTTGGGCGCCTACGAGGTCGCCGAGAACGGCGATCTGGCCAACTGGTCGACCGGCCCCAAGGGGGTTCCGGCGGTCGGGGGCGCGATGGATCTGGTGCACGGGGCCAAGCGCGTCGCGGTGATTACCGACCACGTTACCAAAGATGGCCGCCCGAAGCTGCTGCAAAGCTGCACGTTGCCGCTGACGGGTGTTGGCTGCGTCACGCGGGTCTATACCTCGCTGGCGGTGGTTGATGTGGAAGGGGGCCGCTTTGTCCTGCGCGAAAAGCTGGCCGGTCTGTCGTTTGATGATCTGCAATCCGTCACCGGTGCGACCCTGCACGTGGTGGGTGATGTGATCGATCTGGTTGTTCCCGAGGTATAA
- a CDS encoding 3-oxoacid CoA-transferase subunit A: MDKQVPNLATAVAEIESGSVVMIGGFGGAGAPIELIHALIDRFHATGAPKDLTVVNNNAGNGHVGLAALIEAGMVAKLICSFPRSADPVVFTTKYLAGEIALELVPQGTLAERIRAGGAGIPAFYTPTSFGTDLAKGKPTAMFDGREYVQERWLKADYALVKAELADPQGNLTYRAAARNFGPVMCMAARVAIVQARQVVPAGTIDPEAVVTPGIFVQRVVEVPHPAQEEDLNRAGAAYPLEA, translated from the coding sequence ATGGACAAGCAGGTGCCAAATCTGGCAACAGCCGTCGCCGAAATTGAAAGCGGATCGGTGGTGATGATCGGGGGATTCGGCGGCGCAGGTGCCCCGATTGAGTTGATCCACGCGCTGATCGACCGGTTCCACGCCACCGGCGCGCCCAAGGATTTGACGGTGGTGAACAACAACGCCGGCAACGGGCACGTCGGCCTTGCAGCGCTGATCGAGGCCGGCATGGTCGCAAAGCTGATCTGCTCGTTCCCGCGGTCGGCCGATCCGGTGGTGTTCACGACGAAATATCTGGCCGGTGAGATCGCGCTGGAACTGGTGCCCCAAGGCACGCTGGCCGAGCGGATCCGTGCGGGCGGCGCGGGCATTCCCGCCTTCTACACCCCCACCAGCTTTGGCACTGATTTGGCCAAAGGCAAGCCGACCGCCATGTTTGATGGCCGCGAATATGTGCAGGAACGTTGGCTGAAGGCTGACTATGCGCTGGTTAAGGCCGAGCTGGCCGACCCGCAGGGCAACCTGACCTACCGCGCGGCGGCCCGCAACTTCGGGCCGGTGATGTGCATGGCCGCGCGCGTCGCCATTGTGCAGGCCCGCCAAGTGGTGCCCGCCGGCACGATCGACCCCGAGGCCGTCGTGACCCCCGGCATCTTTGTGCAGCGCGTGGTCGAGGTGCCGCACCCCGCCCAAGAAGAAGACCTGAATCGGGCGGGTGCCGCCTATCCGCTGGAGGCATAA
- a CDS encoding IclR family transcriptional regulator domain-containing protein — MIPDRDTMGGLAKGLMVIEAFGADTPRLSITEAAARTGLDRATARRCLLTLVQHGYADHDGKFFTLTPRVLRLGVSCLAAMPLPQIVQPYLDKLTDIIGESSSVSILDGAEIVYVARASQRKVMSIALMPGSRLPAHCTSMGRVMLAALPADQAAARLGAASLPARTPHTRTNPAAVLALLGPIRAQGYAVIEQEVEIGLRSIAVPLQNAHGRTVAAVNIGTATTRTPAQDLTDRLLPALLYVQRELRGLLK; from the coding sequence ATGATCCCCGACCGCGACACGATGGGCGGCCTTGCCAAGGGCCTGATGGTGATCGAAGCCTTTGGCGCCGACACGCCCCGCCTGTCCATAACCGAGGCCGCCGCCCGCACGGGGCTGGATCGCGCCACCGCGCGGCGCTGCCTGCTGACGCTGGTGCAGCACGGCTATGCCGACCACGACGGCAAATTCTTCACCCTGACCCCGCGCGTTTTGCGGCTGGGCGTATCCTGCCTTGCCGCGATGCCGCTGCCGCAAATCGTGCAGCCCTATCTGGATAAGCTGACCGACATCATCGGCGAAAGCTCGTCCGTGTCGATTTTGGACGGGGCCGAGATTGTCTATGTCGCCCGCGCCTCGCAGCGCAAAGTCATGTCCATCGCGCTGATGCCGGGGTCGCGGCTGCCCGCGCATTGCACCTCGATGGGGCGGGTGATGCTGGCCGCCTTGCCCGCAGACCAAGCCGCCGCGCGCCTTGGCGCGGCTTCCCTGCCCGCGCGCACGCCGCACACGCGGACCAACCCCGCCGCCGTGCTGGCACTGCTGGGCCCCATCCGCGCCCAAGGCTACGCCGTGATCGAACAAGAGGTTGAAATCGGCCTACGCTCTATCGCTGTGCCGCTGCAAAACGCCCACGGGCGCACGGTTGCGGCTGTCAACATCGGCACCGCCACCACGCGCACCCCCGCGCAAGACCTGACCGATCGCCTGCTGCCCGCACTTCTCTACGTGCAACGCGAATTGCGCGGGCTGCTGAAGTAA
- a CDS encoding Hsp70 family protein yields the protein MSNSPVLAVDFGTSNTAAAVYAGGAVRRIPLEQGDDTLPTAVFFPANGAAMQIGHAATRALIDGAEGRFMRALKSILGTALFHESRLIGGKRRTLADIVTAFLTRLKTEAEGRTGLTFTAVLSGRPVHFHSNDPVRDVQAEADLRACYAAAGFTQIDFLNEPEAAAHAASDAQGVGLIVDIGGGTSDFTVFRRTGAQIETLASHGIRLGGTDFDQAISLAHVMPLLGLGGTLKRDFGPGLLPVPNAIYVDLATWAKIPFLYTPETRRAVADLQKHATDRTALSHLATVIEDELGHSTAFAVERGKIAANSGQDTRIPLGFIAKGLAAPITPASLTAALTDFRTRLLTAITETLAIASTPPEAIENIVFVGGSSLMEMVTTTAAAACPQAKHLQAEAFTAVVDGLAIATRP from the coding sequence ATGTCCAACAGCCCCGTCCTTGCCGTCGACTTCGGCACATCGAATACCGCTGCGGCCGTATATGCGGGTGGCGCGGTGCGGCGCATTCCGCTGGAACAGGGCGATGACACGCTGCCCACCGCCGTCTTTTTCCCCGCGAACGGCGCGGCCATGCAGATCGGCCACGCCGCCACCCGCGCGCTGATCGATGGGGCCGAGGGGCGTTTTATGCGGGCGCTGAAATCGATCTTGGGCACTGCGCTGTTTCACGAATCGCGGCTGATCGGGGGCAAGCGCCGCACCTTGGCCGATATCGTCACCGCCTTCCTGACCCGCCTGAAGACCGAAGCCGAAGGACGCACCGGCCTGACCTTTACCGCCGTCTTGTCGGGCCGCCCCGTCCATTTCCATTCGAACGACCCCGTCCGCGACGTGCAGGCCGAGGCCGACCTGCGGGCCTGTTATGCCGCCGCCGGTTTCACCCAAATCGACTTTTTGAACGAACCAGAAGCCGCCGCCCATGCTGCATCCGATGCGCAGGGCGTGGGGCTGATCGTCGACATCGGTGGGGGCACGTCGGACTTTACGGTGTTCCGCCGCACTGGTGCGCAAATCGAAACGCTGGCCAGCCACGGCATCCGGCTGGGCGGGACGGATTTTGACCAAGCCATCTCGCTGGCGCATGTGATGCCGCTGCTGGGCCTCGGCGGCACGCTGAAACGTGACTTTGGGCCGGGGCTGTTGCCGGTGCCGAACGCTATCTACGTCGATCTGGCGACATGGGCCAAGATCCCGTTCCTTTACACCCCCGAGACGCGCCGCGCGGTCGCAGACCTGCAAAAGCACGCGACCGACCGCACCGCCCTGTCCCACCTCGCCACCGTGATCGAGGACGAGCTGGGCCATTCCACCGCTTTCGCCGTCGAGCGCGGCAAGATTGCCGCAAACAGCGGGCAGGACACCCGCATCCCGCTGGGTTTTATTGCCAAGGGCCTTGCGGCCCCCATCACCCCCGCCAGCCTGACGGCTGCGCTGACCGACTTCCGCACCCGCTTGCTGACCGCGATCACCGAAACGCTGGCCATCGCCAGCACCCCACCCGAGGCGATTGAAAACATCGTTTTCGTCGGCGGGTCGAGCTTGATGGAAATGGTGACGACCACCGCTGCCGCCGCCTGCCCGCAGGCCAAACACCTGCAGGCCGAGGCGTTCACCGCCGTCGTCGACGGGCTGGCGATTGCCACCCGTCCCTGA
- a CDS encoding isocitrate lyase/PEP mutase family protein, with amino-acid sequence MTTQTDKALHLRSLHVPYEPLVLVNIWDAGSAAAVAAAGAKALATGSWSVAAAQGYPDGEALPLDAALASAGRIAASVDLPVTVDFEGGYAPDPQGVGENVRRLLDCGVVGLNFEDQVVHGGGIYPVGVQADRVQAVRRAADACGVPAVINARTDLFLHATSPTDHAGLVDEALARCAAYAAAGADCFFVPGLTDLTLIGQICAASSLPVNVMMRQDLTTPSALAALGVARISMGPAPYRDAMARLQAAASAYY; translated from the coding sequence ATGACGACCCAAACCGACAAGGCGCTGCACCTGCGTAGCCTTCACGTCCCGTATGAACCGCTGGTGCTGGTCAACATCTGGGATGCGGGCAGTGCGGCAGCGGTGGCCGCGGCGGGCGCCAAGGCGCTTGCGACCGGCAGCTGGTCGGTGGCCGCAGCGCAAGGCTACCCTGATGGCGAGGCATTGCCGCTGGACGCCGCGCTGGCCAGTGCGGGGCGCATCGCCGCCAGCGTCGACCTACCCGTGACGGTCGATTTCGAAGGGGGCTATGCCCCCGACCCGCAGGGCGTGGGGGAAAACGTGCGCCGTCTGCTCGATTGCGGCGTCGTCGGGCTGAATTTCGAGGATCAGGTCGTCCACGGCGGGGGGATTTATCCCGTAGGCGTGCAGGCCGATCGTGTGCAGGCCGTGCGTCGCGCCGCCGATGCGTGCGGCGTGCCCGCCGTCATCAATGCCCGCACCGACCTGTTTCTACACGCTACGTCACCTACCGATCATGCGGGGCTGGTCGACGAAGCGCTCGCACGTTGCGCGGCCTATGCGGCGGCGGGGGCGGATTGCTTTTTCGTGCCGGGCCTGACCGACCTGACCCTGATCGGCCAAATCTGCGCGGCGTCCTCGCTGCCGGTGAACGTCATGATGCGGCAAGATCTGACCACCCCCAGCGCGCTGGCCGCGCTGGGGGTTGCGCGGATTAGCATGGGCCCCGCGCCTTACCGCGACGCGATGGCCCGTTTGCAAGCTGCGGCCAGCGCCTATTACTAA
- a CDS encoding bifunctional transcriptional activator/DNA repair enzyme AdaA, translated as MLFDLPDFKTLYAALLARDDRFDGQAFVGVASTGVFCRLTCPARKPKAENCTFFATIGECIDAGYRACKRCHPLQAAALADPAIGALLQALDGQPDRRWSEGDVARLGYDPSTIRRSFKRQFGMTFLEMARQRRLREGFTALAEGAKVITAQHEASFESASAFRAAFARLLGCAPADLRADALLRATWIPTPLGDMIAVSSHTHLHLLEFVDRKALPAELRRLQAAARQPIGVGAQPPSDQAAAELADYFAARSSRFTTPLAVAGSAFTQSVWDALRTIPAGQTRSYSDIARQIGRPSAVRAVARANGANQIALMIPCHRVIGADGALTGYGGGLWRKQRLIEIERKLMILNKEIAS; from the coding sequence ATGTTGTTCGATCTTCCCGATTTCAAAACCCTCTACGCTGCGCTTCTGGCGCGTGATGACCGGTTCGATGGGCAGGCCTTTGTGGGCGTGGCCTCGACCGGTGTGTTCTGCCGCCTGACGTGCCCCGCGCGCAAACCCAAGGCCGAAAACTGCACCTTCTTCGCCACCATCGGCGAATGCATCGATGCGGGCTATCGCGCCTGCAAGCGCTGTCACCCGTTGCAGGCCGCCGCCCTAGCCGACCCGGCCATTGGCGCGCTGCTGCAGGCGCTGGATGGGCAGCCCGACCGGCGCTGGTCCGAAGGCGATGTCGCGCGCCTCGGGTATGATCCATCGACGATCCGGCGCAGTTTCAAACGTCAGTTCGGCATGACTTTTCTGGAAATGGCCCGCCAGCGCCGTCTGCGCGAGGGGTTCACCGCGCTGGCCGAAGGGGCCAAGGTCATCACCGCCCAGCACGAGGCCAGTTTTGAGTCCGCCAGCGCCTTTCGCGCCGCCTTTGCGCGCTTACTGGGTTGCGCGCCTGCCGATTTGCGCGCCGATGCCCTGCTGCGCGCAACGTGGATTCCCACCCCGCTGGGCGACATGATTGCCGTTAGCAGCCACACCCACCTGCATCTGCTGGAATTCGTCGACCGCAAGGCCCTACCGGCCGAGTTGCGCCGTCTGCAGGCCGCTGCGCGCCAGCCCATCGGCGTGGGGGCCCAGCCGCCATCCGACCAAGCTGCGGCGGAACTGGCCGACTACTTCGCCGCGCGGTCCAGCCGTTTTACGACACCGCTCGCCGTTGCAGGTAGCGCCTTTACCCAGTCGGTCTGGGATGCGCTGCGGACGATCCCCGCTGGCCAGACGCGCAGCTATTCCGACATTGCCCGCCAAATCGGTCGCCCCAGCGCCGTGCGCGCCGTCGCCCGCGCGAATGGCGCGAACCAGATCGCGCTGATGATCCCCTGTCACCGTGTGATCGGCGCGGATGGGGCGCTGACGGGCTATGGCGGCGGGCTGTGGCGCAAGCAGCGGCTGATCGAAATTGAACGCAAGCTTATGATACTGAACAAGGAAATAGCATCATGA
- a CDS encoding c-type cytochrome gives MKNLLRGAMTAGVIAAGGSALAADGDVARGATLVDGTGGCGACHTPRAADGTTAADASAPTYLAGAAMFDGSYAISLRADADGLLNWTEQDIVDTLRTARNAHSAVLGPAMAGVVVNTTQAMPDEDLHAIAAYLKSLAPSDQSTASYTPDSATHDAFADGSITGRGAEMYQDSCSACHMTTGLGATDVFPAMAGNPTILAPEPHLVVVAILQGSQLPPTATRPAIMGMPGFAWRYSDAEVAELVTFLRSSWGNDAPAIDADYVKAIRDQLTEDLEADAPDGGELAGEYDPRNPL, from the coding sequence ATGAAAAATCTTCTACGTGGTGCGATGACGGCGGGCGTGATCGCGGCGGGCGGCAGCGCCTTGGCAGCCGATGGCGATGTGGCGCGCGGTGCGACGCTGGTGGATGGCACCGGCGGCTGTGGGGCCTGCCACACCCCCCGCGCCGCCGACGGGACGACAGCGGCAGACGCTAGCGCCCCGACCTATCTGGCAGGCGCGGCGATGTTCGATGGGTCCTACGCGATCAGTCTGCGCGCCGATGCCGACGGGCTGTTGAACTGGACCGAACAAGACATTGTCGACACGCTGCGCACCGCGCGCAACGCCCATTCGGCCGTCTTGGGCCCTGCGATGGCGGGGGTGGTCGTCAACACCACCCAAGCCATGCCGGACGAGGATCTGCACGCGATTGCGGCCTATCTGAAGTCGCTCGCCCCCTCGGACCAGTCAACCGCCAGCTACACCCCCGATTCGGCGACGCATGATGCCTTCGCCGATGGGTCGATTACGGGGCGGGGCGCCGAAATGTATCAGGACAGCTGTTCGGCCTGCCACATGACCACCGGTCTGGGCGCGACCGATGTGTTCCCTGCCATGGCGGGCAACCCGACGATCCTCGCCCCCGAGCCGCATCTGGTGGTGGTCGCCATCTTGCAAGGATCGCAGCTGCCACCCACCGCGACACGGCCCGCCATCATGGGAATGCCGGGCTTTGCGTGGCGCTATTCCGACGCGGAAGTGGCGGAACTGGTGACGTTTTTACGCTCTAGCTGGGGGAATGACGCCCCTGCGATCGATGCCGACTACGTCAAGGCAATCCGCGACCAGCTGACCGAGGATCTGGAGGCCGACGCCCCCGATGGCGGCGAATTGGCTGGCGAATACGACCCGCGCAACCCGCTGTAA
- a CDS encoding GMC family oxidoreductase, with the protein MAIDKEEVDAVIVGMGWTGAILAKELTEAGLRVVGLERGPDRDTQPAFSYPRVVDELEGSVHRRYLQSLSQETVTIRHGIRDTAHPYRQMGSFKPGTGVGGAGEHWSGCNFRPLPEDLKLKTMLVERFGQNFIPEDMTIQDFPVTYDELEPFFDKFEYVGGISGKAGNIKGVLQEGGNPFEGPRSRDYALPPQKEFLGSEMFRKAATELGWNPYPIPSANLSGPYVNPYGCQMGPCNFCGFCSDYGCLNYSKSTPNACIMPALRQEQLFELRANAHVLKVNLDSTGKKAVGVTYMDAQGREVNQPAGMVILCAFSLYNVHLMLLSGIGQPYDPETGEGVVGKNYAYQNLNRLTMFFDKDVQANGFIGTGGSGHTMDDFNGKQLDASESGFVGGGIVWARQPGAGPVRGISVPSGTPGWGTAWKQAVTDNFRHQYYFEVQGACMSYRDAYLDLDPTYKDGFGRPLLRMTFNWHDNEIKASQYFVDRGKQLVDVLNPLSFTGDAKTPGTKYNTTQYQSTHAVGGAIMGDNPKDSAINRYLQTWDVPNVFAVGANAFPQNNGYNPTGLLGGLAYWAANNIREIYLKNPGQPMVDA; encoded by the coding sequence ATGGCGATCGATAAAGAAGAAGTGGACGCAGTCATCGTCGGTATGGGGTGGACTGGGGCGATCCTCGCCAAAGAACTGACCGAGGCTGGCCTGCGCGTTGTGGGATTGGAACGCGGGCCCGACCGCGACACTCAGCCCGCGTTTTCCTACCCGCGCGTGGTCGATGAATTGGAAGGTTCGGTCCACCGGCGGTATCTGCAAAGCCTCTCGCAGGAAACGGTGACGATCCGGCACGGGATTCGCGACACAGCGCACCCCTACCGCCAGATGGGCTCGTTCAAACCCGGCACCGGCGTGGGCGGTGCGGGCGAACACTGGTCGGGGTGTAACTTCCGTCCGCTGCCCGAAGACCTGAAGCTGAAGACCATGTTGGTCGAGCGATTCGGCCAAAACTTCATCCCCGAAGACATGACGATTCAGGACTTCCCCGTCACCTATGATGAGCTGGAGCCGTTCTTCGACAAGTTCGAATACGTCGGCGGCATTTCCGGCAAGGCGGGCAACATCAAGGGTGTTCTGCAAGAAGGCGGCAACCCTTTCGAGGGGCCACGCTCGCGCGATTACGCGCTGCCGCCGCAAAAGGAATTCCTCGGGTCCGAGATGTTCCGCAAGGCCGCGACCGAGTTGGGCTGGAACCCCTATCCGATCCCGTCGGCCAACCTGTCTGGGCCCTACGTGAACCCCTATGGCTGCCAAATGGGCCCGTGTAACTTCTGCGGCTTTTGTTCGGATTACGGCTGCCTGAACTATTCGAAGTCGACGCCGAACGCCTGCATCATGCCCGCCCTGCGGCAAGAACAGTTGTTCGAACTGCGCGCCAATGCCCATGTGCTGAAAGTCAATCTGGACAGCACCGGCAAAAAGGCCGTCGGCGTCACTTACATGGACGCGCAAGGGCGCGAAGTGAACCAGCCCGCTGGCATGGTGATCTTGTGTGCCTTCTCGCTGTATAATGTGCATCTGATGCTGCTTTCGGGCATCGGGCAACCCTACGACCCTGAAACGGGCGAAGGCGTGGTCGGCAAGAACTACGCCTACCAAAACCTGAACCGGCTGACGATGTTCTTCGACAAAGACGTGCAGGCCAACGGCTTCATCGGCACTGGCGGGTCCGGCCACACGATGGATGATTTCAACGGCAAACAGTTGGACGCCTCGGAATCGGGCTTTGTCGGTGGTGGTATCGTCTGGGCGCGGCAACCGGGCGCGGGGCCTGTGCGGGGCATTTCGGTCCCTTCGGGAACCCCAGGCTGGGGCACTGCGTGGAAACAAGCGGTTACCGACAACTTCCGCCACCAGTACTACTTCGAGGTGCAGGGCGCCTGCATGTCGTATCGCGATGCCTATCTGGACCTTGACCCGACCTACAAAGACGGCTTCGGTCGCCCGCTGCTGCGCATGACGTTCAACTGGCACGATAACGAGATCAAAGCTTCGCAATACTTCGTTGATCGGGGCAAGCAGTTGGTCGACGTGCTGAACCCGCTGTCGTTCACGGGGGATGCGAAAACACCGGGCACCAAATACAACACCACCCAGTACCAAAGCACCCACGCGGTCGGCGGGGCGATCATGGGCGATAACCCCAAAGATTCGGCCATCAACCGCTATCTGCAGACATGGGATGTGCCCAACGTGTTCGCCGTCGGGGCCAACGCCTTCCCGCAGAACAACGGCTACAACCCGACCGGCCTTCTGGGCGGGCTGGCCTATTGGGCCGCTAACAATATCCGCGAGATCTACCTGAAAAATCCCGGCCAGCCCATGGTCGACGCATAA